A stretch of Miscanthus floridulus cultivar M001 chromosome 13, ASM1932011v1, whole genome shotgun sequence DNA encodes these proteins:
- the LOC136500328 gene encoding THO complex subunit 4D-like isoform X2 yields the protein MTWRPDLFSDSMAASGIQTGTKLYISNLDYGVSNEDIKELFLEVGHLKRFAVHYDGYGRPNGTAEVVFTRRSDAIAALKRYNNVLLDGKAMKIEVIGSDLGLPMTPRINVVGASNGRATRTVVMTPEFSQRGRGSSSRPLSNPSSRFNNRGGFQAGRGRGQFQARGRGRAQFQSRGRGRGPFQGRGRGRKPEKTADELDKDLESYHAEAMKTD from the exons ATGACCTGGAGACCTGATCTATTTAGTGATAGCATGGCGGCTAGTGGAATACAAACTGGTACAAAATTGTACATTTCAAACTTGGACTATGGGGTTTCTAATGAGGATATAAAG GAGCTGTTTTTGGAAGTTGGCCATTTGAAACGCTTTGCTGTTCACTATGATGGTTATGGCCGCCCAAAT GGCACTGCAGAGGTGGTGTTTACACGGAGGAGCGATGCAATTGCTGCACTGAAGCGTTATAATAATGTTCTACTTGATGGAAAAGCTATGAAGATAGAAGTCATCGGAAGTGACTTAGGCTTGCCTATGACACCTCGTATAAATGTTGTTGGGGCTTCTAATGGCAGAGCTACAAGAACAGTTGTTATGAC GCCTGAGTTCAGTCAACGTGGCAGAGGTTCAAGCAGTAGACCTCTAAG TAATCCCAGCAGCAGGTTTAACAATCGTGGTGGTTTCCAAGCTGGTCGAGGCCGTGGCCAGTTCCAGGCCCGTGGCAGGGGCCGTGCCCAGTTCCAGAGCCGGGGCAGGGGCCGTGGTCCATTCCAGGGCCGGGGCAGAGGGAGGAAGCCTGAGAAGACTGCAGATGAGCTGGATAAAGACCTGGAAAGCTATCACGCGGAGGCCATGAAAACCGATTGA
- the LOC136500328 gene encoding THO complex subunit 4D-like isoform X1, giving the protein MSYYERRSGDRGSGRIQGSGGRGGHVLRGRSGLPPRGPLGVNSHPSARTIAKSFSRTKDMTWRPDLFSDSMAASGIQTGTKLYISNLDYGVSNEDIKELFLEVGHLKRFAVHYDGYGRPNGTAEVVFTRRSDAIAALKRYNNVLLDGKAMKIEVIGSDLGLPMTPRINVVGASNGRATRTVVMTPEFSQRGRGSSSRPLSNPSSRFNNRGGFQAGRGRGQFQARGRGRAQFQSRGRGRGPFQGRGRGRKPEKTADELDKDLESYHAEAMKTD; this is encoded by the exons ATGTCATATTACGAAAGAAGGAGTGGAGATAGGGGTAGTGGCCGTATTCAAGGAAGTGGCGGGCGAGGTGGACATGTCCTGCGTGGAAGATCAGGATTGCCTCCCCGAGGACCTCTTGGGGTTAACTCCCATCCATCTGCACGCACTATTGCTAAG TCATTTAGCAGAACCAAAGACATGACCTGGAGACCTGATCTATTTAGTGATAGCATGGCGGCTAGTGGAATACAAACTGGTACAAAATTGTACATTTCAAACTTGGACTATGGGGTTTCTAATGAGGATATAAAG GAGCTGTTTTTGGAAGTTGGCCATTTGAAACGCTTTGCTGTTCACTATGATGGTTATGGCCGCCCAAAT GGCACTGCAGAGGTGGTGTTTACACGGAGGAGCGATGCAATTGCTGCACTGAAGCGTTATAATAATGTTCTACTTGATGGAAAAGCTATGAAGATAGAAGTCATCGGAAGTGACTTAGGCTTGCCTATGACACCTCGTATAAATGTTGTTGGGGCTTCTAATGGCAGAGCTACAAGAACAGTTGTTATGAC GCCTGAGTTCAGTCAACGTGGCAGAGGTTCAAGCAGTAGACCTCTAAG TAATCCCAGCAGCAGGTTTAACAATCGTGGTGGTTTCCAAGCTGGTCGAGGCCGTGGCCAGTTCCAGGCCCGTGGCAGGGGCCGTGCCCAGTTCCAGAGCCGGGGCAGGGGCCGTGGTCCATTCCAGGGCCGGGGCAGAGGGAGGAAGCCTGAGAAGACTGCAGATGAGCTGGATAAAGACCTGGAAAGCTATCACGCGGAGGCCATGAAAACCGATTGA
- the LOC136501724 gene encoding uncharacterized protein: protein MDGGSGLNILYANTLELLEIDRSRLRGDVAPFHGIVPGRRTQPLGRIDLPVCFGTPSNYRKEVLTFEVVGFGGAYHAILGRPCYAKFMAVPNYTYLKLKMPGPNGVITIESTYEHAYDCDVKCIEYAEALAEAETLIAHLDQLGGEVPDSKRRAGAFEPAETIKLIPVDPACPDDRALKISATLDIK from the coding sequence atggacggaggcagcggtctcaacatcctctacgccaacaccctggagctcttagaGATCGACCGGTCAAGGCTACGAGGCGACgttgcacccttccacggcatcgtgccgggtAGGCGCACgcaacccctcgggcgcatcgaccttcccgtctgcttcggcaccccttccaactaccgaaaggaagtcctcaccttcgaagtagtcgggttcgggggagcctaccacgccatcctggggcgaccttgctacgccaagttcatggcagtgcccaactatacctacctcaagctcaagatgccaggccctaatggtgtcatcacaatcgagtccacgtacgaacatgcatacgactgcgacgtcaagtgcatcgagtacgccgaggcccttgcggaggccgagaccctcatcgcccacctagaCCAGCTcggtggcgaggtgcctgactccaagcgtcgcgcgggggcgttcgagcccgctgaaaccatcaaactcatcccagtcgaccccgcatgccccgacgaccgggcgctgaaaatcagcgccaccctcgacatcaaatag
- the LOC136499893 gene encoding uncharacterized protein, translating into MLDIATNHASSVEAVGAVFSGGRDRGKAKREDQGSYHAIFMAIPNYTYLKLKMSRLNDVITIGSTFSHAYTCDHEHYELATVVINSTELPELGHLATPVVLDCNELTSSSAFRPTEETKAVEIDPTDPTKMVRIRTKLSAK; encoded by the exons AtgctcgacatcgccacaaaCCACGCCTCCAGCGTGGAGGCGGTTGGGGCAGTCTTCAGCGGCGGTCGggataggggcaaggccaagcgcgaggaccaag ggtcctaccacgccatttttatggcgatccccaactacacctacctcaagctgaagatgtcaagGCTGAACGACGTCATCACCataggtagcaccttctcgcacgcctacacgtgcgaccatgagcattacgagctcgccactgtcgtcatcaactccaccgagctccCAGAGCTCGGGCATTTGGCGACTCCAGTAGTCCTTGACTGTAATGAGCTAACCTCCTCAAGTGCCTTCCGTCCGACCGAGGAAACTAAGGCAGTggagatcgaccccaccgacccgaccaagatggtgcggatcagaACCAAGCTTTCAGCCAAATAG